A part of Amycolatopsis camponoti genomic DNA contains:
- a CDS encoding SGNH/GDSL hydrolase family protein — protein sequence MRIPRLLTAVVSAAILLPASATAATAASIGSYVALGDSYTSGPFIPVQRLDPLGCGRSTANYPSVLAAALHAGRFTDVSCAGADTTNMTRPQGVPFNGTNPPQLGALRIDTDLVTLGIGGNDYDVFGSLISTCPGLRASDPTGSPCEEHFDGSVTPAIGNIGPRVEAVLAAIHERSPRARVLVVGYPRIAPEKGYCPDVLPFADGDYAWLNSVEADLNRALEDAASNGDAEFVDTFGPSRGHDACARGGSAWINGKNQNIFEAAAYHPLKTGMAGVAAVVLKSLR from the coding sequence ATGCGCATCCCCCGGCTGCTCACCGCCGTCGTCTCGGCAGCCATCCTGCTGCCGGCGTCGGCCACCGCCGCCACCGCGGCGAGCATCGGCAGCTACGTCGCCCTCGGCGACTCCTACACCTCCGGGCCGTTCATCCCGGTCCAGCGGCTCGACCCGCTGGGCTGCGGGCGGTCCACCGCGAACTACCCCTCGGTGCTGGCCGCGGCCCTGCACGCCGGGCGGTTCACCGACGTCAGCTGCGCCGGCGCGGACACGACGAACATGACGCGGCCGCAGGGCGTGCCGTTCAACGGCACCAACCCGCCGCAGCTGGGCGCGTTGCGGATCGATACCGACCTGGTCACGCTCGGCATCGGCGGCAACGACTACGACGTGTTCGGCAGCCTGATCTCGACCTGCCCGGGCCTGCGGGCGAGCGACCCGACGGGCAGCCCCTGCGAAGAGCACTTCGACGGCTCGGTCACGCCGGCGATCGGCAACATCGGCCCCCGGGTCGAGGCGGTGCTCGCCGCGATCCACGAGCGGTCCCCGCGGGCGCGGGTGCTCGTGGTCGGCTACCCGCGGATCGCGCCGGAGAAGGGCTACTGCCCGGACGTGCTGCCGTTCGCCGACGGCGACTACGCGTGGCTGAACAGCGTCGAGGCCGACCTGAACCGGGCGCTGGAAGACGCGGCTTCGAACGGTGACGCGGAGTTCGTGGACACCTTCGGGCCGTCCCGCGGCCACGACGCGTGCGCGCGCGGCGGGTCGGCGTGGATCAACGGCAAGAACCAGAACATCTTCGAAGCGGCCGCCTACCACCCGCTGAAGACCGGGATGGCGGGCGTGGCCGCGGTGGTGCTCAAGTCCCTGCGGTGA
- the folC gene encoding bifunctional tetrahydrofolate synthase/dihydrofolate synthase, with product MPQDETGRRPDLSDLDSFAGVDELGAEGYEDSDDHDPELDARDTAFEAGGGSRGGIGGVGQLGDNLATGPVPDLSVPEDTELHELDDQGEPEVHGSPDGPEARRELMAVEAELNQRWPETKIEPSLTRISALTQLLGEPNHGYPVLHVAGTNGKGSTARMIDALLTRMGLRVGRYTSPHLQLVTERIALDGRPISAARYAELWHDIAPYVSMVDGASADGVEMSKFEILTGMAFAAFADAPVEAAVIEAGLGGAWDATNVADAYVAVITPIGVDHVEYLGPDAVSAAREKAGIIKPGSVAVIAEQDPEVQKVLLERAVEVDAAVARAGSEFGVLEREVAVGGQLLKLQGLGGVYDDIFLPLHGAHQAANAALALAAVEAFFGAGKDKQLVVEAVREAFAEVETPGRLERVRAAPAVMIDAAHNPHGARALAATVAEEFAFRRLVAVVGVMAEKDAQGILDALEPVVSDIVVTRNSSPRAMPLEELNQLAISVFGEDRVVAETDLETAIETAIALVETSDDPEEPLAGGGVLVTGSVVTVGETRTLFGKEPA from the coding sequence GTGCCGCAGGATGAGACAGGTCGCAGGCCGGACCTGTCCGATCTCGACAGCTTCGCGGGCGTCGACGAGCTGGGTGCCGAAGGGTACGAGGACTCGGACGACCACGACCCCGAGCTGGACGCCCGTGACACCGCGTTCGAAGCCGGTGGCGGCTCGCGCGGCGGGATCGGCGGTGTCGGCCAGCTGGGCGACAACCTCGCCACCGGGCCGGTGCCCGACCTGAGCGTGCCCGAGGACACCGAGCTCCACGAGCTCGACGACCAGGGCGAACCCGAGGTCCACGGCAGCCCGGACGGCCCCGAGGCCCGCCGTGAGCTGATGGCCGTCGAGGCCGAGCTGAACCAGCGCTGGCCGGAGACGAAGATCGAGCCGTCACTCACCCGGATCTCCGCGCTGACGCAGCTGCTGGGCGAGCCGAACCACGGCTACCCGGTGCTGCACGTCGCCGGCACCAACGGCAAGGGCTCCACGGCCCGGATGATCGACGCGCTGCTGACCCGGATGGGCCTGCGCGTCGGCCGCTACACCAGCCCCCACCTGCAGCTGGTCACCGAGCGGATCGCGCTCGACGGCCGGCCGATCTCGGCCGCCCGCTACGCCGAGCTGTGGCACGACATCGCGCCGTACGTGTCCATGGTGGACGGTGCGAGCGCGGACGGCGTCGAGATGAGCAAGTTCGAGATCCTCACCGGGATGGCGTTCGCCGCCTTCGCCGACGCGCCGGTGGAGGCCGCGGTCATCGAGGCCGGCCTGGGTGGTGCGTGGGACGCCACGAACGTCGCCGACGCCTATGTCGCCGTCATCACGCCGATCGGCGTCGACCACGTCGAATACCTGGGGCCCGACGCGGTGAGCGCGGCGCGCGAGAAGGCCGGGATCATCAAGCCCGGCTCGGTCGCGGTCATCGCCGAGCAGGACCCCGAGGTGCAGAAGGTGCTGCTGGAACGCGCCGTCGAGGTCGACGCGGCGGTCGCCCGCGCGGGCAGCGAGTTCGGCGTGCTGGAGCGCGAGGTCGCCGTGGGCGGGCAGCTGCTGAAGCTGCAGGGCCTCGGCGGGGTCTACGACGACATCTTCCTGCCGCTGCACGGCGCCCACCAGGCCGCGAACGCCGCGCTCGCGCTGGCCGCGGTCGAGGCGTTCTTCGGCGCGGGCAAGGACAAGCAGCTGGTCGTCGAGGCCGTCCGCGAGGCGTTCGCCGAGGTCGAGACCCCGGGACGGCTGGAGCGCGTCCGCGCGGCCCCCGCGGTGATGATCGACGCGGCCCACAACCCGCACGGCGCCCGCGCGCTCGCGGCGACCGTGGCCGAGGAGTTCGCCTTCCGCCGCCTGGTCGCGGTGGTCGGCGTGATGGCCGAGAAGGACGCCCAGGGCATCCTCGACGCGCTGGAGCCGGTGGTGTCCGACATCGTCGTGACGCGCAACTCGTCGCCGCGCGCGATGCCGCTGGAGGAGCTGAACCAGCTGGCCATCTCGGTGTTCGGCGAGGACCGGGTGGTCGCCGAGACCGACCTGGAGACGGCGATCGAGACGGCGATCGCGCTGGTGGAGACCAGCGACGACCCCGAAGAGCCGCTCGCGGGCGGCGGCGTGCTCGTCACCGGCTCGGTGGTCACCGTCGGCGAGACGCGCACGCTGTTCGGGAAGGAGCCGGCGTGA
- a CDS encoding alpha/beta fold hydrolase, which translates to MPYATVNHTRLHYEDAGAGPALLFLHGWGTSGRVWQSCLPDLVRDHRVVTLDWRGCGRSDHPAEGNTIAGIVADVAAVIETLGIHPTVVGSSIGGIFATELALARPELVEHVVAVDSPGYWPSTGMLDKVHDLRERLVDDRAGTFEDWVPNWVAGAAPGLVAWTIRQLLDSGVHIDELFTECTTYDPRPRLGDLKVPITYLHGELDAEIPLEVPRTCAAETPGARVHVLAGCGHLPHQENPRAFTAALREIA; encoded by the coding sequence ATGCCTTACGCCACCGTCAACCACACCCGGCTGCACTACGAAGACGCCGGCGCCGGCCCGGCCCTGCTGTTCCTGCACGGCTGGGGGACCAGCGGCCGCGTCTGGCAGTCGTGCCTGCCCGATCTCGTGCGCGACCACCGCGTCGTCACCCTCGACTGGCGCGGGTGCGGCCGCTCGGACCACCCCGCCGAGGGCAACACCATCGCCGGGATCGTCGCGGACGTCGCCGCGGTGATCGAGACGCTCGGGATCCACCCCACCGTCGTCGGGTCCAGCATCGGCGGGATCTTCGCCACCGAACTCGCGCTCGCCCGGCCCGAGCTGGTCGAGCACGTCGTCGCCGTCGACAGCCCCGGCTACTGGCCGAGCACCGGCATGCTCGACAAGGTGCACGACCTGCGCGAACGCCTCGTCGACGACCGCGCCGGCACCTTCGAGGACTGGGTGCCCAACTGGGTCGCGGGCGCCGCGCCCGGGCTCGTCGCGTGGACGATCCGCCAGCTGCTCGACTCCGGCGTCCACATCGACGAGCTCTTCACCGAGTGCACCACCTACGACCCGCGGCCGCGCCTCGGCGACCTGAAGGTCCCGATCACCTACCTGCACGGGGAGCTGGACGCCGAGATCCCCCTCGAAGTCCCGCGCACCTGCGCCGCCGAGACGCCCGGCGCCCGCGTCCACGTCCTCGCCGGCTGCGGGCACCTCCCGCACCAGGAAAACCCGCGCGCGTTCACCGCCGCCCTCCGCGAGATCGCCTGA
- a CDS encoding DUF4233 domain-containing protein produces the protein MTEPTEKPKPKDPMKGFRGVMSGTLIMEAITVALALPVVNRLGGGISTGTGWTVLAIALVLVVLCGFVKKPWTVPVILGVQVVLIALVFWLPAIAVLGVVFLAIWLWLLWLRKDVARRMAAGTLASQQQPQP, from the coding sequence GTGACGGAGCCGACGGAGAAGCCCAAGCCCAAGGACCCCATGAAGGGCTTCCGCGGCGTGATGTCGGGAACGCTGATCATGGAGGCGATCACGGTCGCCCTGGCCCTGCCGGTGGTGAACAGGCTCGGCGGCGGGATCAGCACCGGCACCGGCTGGACCGTGCTCGCGATCGCGCTGGTGCTGGTCGTGCTGTGCGGGTTCGTGAAGAAGCCGTGGACGGTGCCGGTCATCCTCGGCGTACAGGTGGTGCTGATCGCGCTCGTGTTCTGGCTGCCCGCGATCGCCGTGCTGGGCGTGGTGTTCCTGGCGATCTGGCTGTGGCTGCTGTGGCTGCGCAAGGACGTCGCCCGCCGCATGGCGGCCGGCACCCTCGCGAGCCAGCAGCAGCCCCAGCCCTGA
- a CDS encoding valine--tRNA ligase gives MTENAPQQTTDLPGAWDPAAEEAPMYDRWVAAGYFTADASSEKPPFSIVLPPPNVTGSLHMGHALNHTLMDAMSRRRRMQGYEVLWLPGMDHAGIATQNVVERQLAGEGLSRHDLGREKFVERVWEWKAEYGGKILGQMKRLGDGVDWSRERFTMDENLSKAVQTVFKNFFDEGLIYRAERIINWCPRCQTALSDIEVDHNDDDGELVSIRYGDGANAIVVATTRAETMLGDTAVAVHPDDERYAHLVGTEVELPLTGRRIPIVADKHVDPEFGTGAVKVTPAHDPNDFEIGRRHDLPMLTIMNERAEITVKGPFEGLDRFEARPAVVAALRELGRIVAEKRPYVHAVGHCSRCDTVVEPRLSLQWWVKVEELARLAGDAVRDGRTKIHPPELGKRYFDWVDNMHDWTISRQLWWGHRIPVFYGPDGEVVCVGPDEQPPTGEGWTQDPDVLDTWFSSGLWPMSTLGWPSSSEDLAKFYPTSVLSTGYDILFFWVVRMMMFGVHQMDGVQPFDHVYLHGLIRDAQGKKMSKSRGNVIDPLEWMDAYGADATRFTLARGANPGADMALADEWAAGSRNFCTKLWNATKFAMMNGASVAAPLPSSSELTESDRWILGRLSALVSEVDGLFEDFQFAKVAGALYQFTWNELCDWYLELAKVQLYQGDDARVSSTRAVLGHVLDTVLRLLHPFIPFITEKLWTALTGGESLVIAAWPAPFEGYADSSADARIADVQKLVTEIRRFRADQGLKPGQKVASRLAGYTGGHEEAIRSLVRLTAPSDEFAASASLEVALADGVVTVELDLSGTVDVAAERKRLEKDLAAARKELTQTEAKLGNEAFIAKAPEQVVDKIKVRKETAASDIDRITSRLAALPAS, from the coding sequence GTGACCGAGAACGCTCCGCAGCAGACCACCGACCTTCCGGGTGCCTGGGACCCGGCCGCCGAAGAAGCACCGATGTACGACCGCTGGGTAGCGGCCGGGTACTTCACGGCCGACGCCTCGTCGGAGAAGCCGCCGTTCTCGATCGTACTGCCGCCGCCCAACGTGACCGGTTCCCTGCACATGGGGCACGCCCTCAACCACACCCTGATGGACGCGATGAGCCGTCGCCGTCGCATGCAGGGGTACGAGGTGCTGTGGCTGCCGGGCATGGACCACGCGGGCATCGCGACGCAGAACGTCGTCGAGCGCCAGCTGGCCGGCGAGGGCCTTTCGCGCCACGACCTGGGCCGCGAGAAGTTCGTCGAGCGCGTCTGGGAGTGGAAGGCCGAGTACGGCGGCAAGATCCTCGGCCAGATGAAGCGCCTCGGCGACGGCGTCGACTGGTCGCGCGAGCGATTCACCATGGACGAGAACCTGTCGAAGGCCGTCCAGACGGTGTTCAAGAACTTCTTCGACGAGGGCCTGATCTACCGCGCCGAGCGGATCATCAACTGGTGCCCGCGCTGCCAGACCGCGCTGTCGGACATCGAGGTCGACCACAACGACGACGACGGCGAGCTCGTGTCGATCCGCTACGGCGACGGCGCGAACGCGATCGTGGTGGCCACCACCCGCGCCGAGACGATGCTGGGCGACACCGCGGTCGCCGTCCACCCGGACGACGAGCGGTACGCGCACCTGGTCGGCACCGAGGTCGAGCTGCCGCTGACCGGCCGCCGCATCCCGATCGTCGCCGACAAGCACGTCGACCCGGAGTTCGGCACCGGCGCGGTCAAGGTGACCCCGGCGCACGACCCGAACGACTTCGAGATCGGCCGCCGGCACGACCTGCCGATGCTGACGATCATGAACGAGCGCGCCGAGATCACGGTGAAGGGTCCCTTCGAGGGCCTCGACCGCTTCGAGGCCCGGCCCGCGGTGGTCGCGGCGCTGCGCGAGCTCGGCCGGATCGTGGCCGAGAAGCGCCCGTACGTCCACGCGGTCGGGCACTGCTCCCGCTGCGACACGGTCGTCGAGCCGCGGCTGTCGCTGCAGTGGTGGGTCAAGGTCGAAGAGCTGGCCCGCCTGGCCGGCGACGCGGTCCGCGACGGCCGCACCAAGATCCACCCGCCCGAGCTGGGCAAGCGGTACTTCGACTGGGTCGACAACATGCACGACTGGACGATCTCGCGCCAGCTGTGGTGGGGCCACCGGATCCCGGTGTTCTACGGCCCGGACGGCGAAGTCGTGTGCGTCGGCCCGGACGAGCAGCCCCCGACGGGTGAGGGCTGGACGCAGGACCCGGACGTGCTCGACACGTGGTTCTCGTCGGGCCTGTGGCCGATGTCGACGCTCGGGTGGCCTTCGTCTTCGGAAGATCTGGCGAAGTTCTATCCGACCAGTGTGCTGTCGACCGGCTACGACATCCTGTTCTTCTGGGTCGTCCGGATGATGATGTTCGGCGTGCACCAGATGGACGGGGTGCAGCCGTTCGACCACGTGTACCTGCACGGGCTGATCCGCGACGCGCAGGGCAAGAAGATGTCCAAGTCGCGGGGCAACGTGATCGACCCGCTGGAGTGGATGGACGCGTACGGCGCGGACGCCACCCGGTTCACCCTGGCCCGCGGCGCGAACCCGGGCGCGGACATGGCCCTGGCCGACGAGTGGGCGGCGGGCTCCCGCAACTTCTGCACGAAGCTGTGGAACGCGACGAAGTTCGCGATGATGAACGGCGCTTCGGTCGCCGCGCCATTGCCTTCGTCGTCTGAGCTGACCGAGTCCGACCGCTGGATCCTGGGCCGCCTGAGCGCGCTGGTGTCCGAAGTGGACGGCCTGTTCGAGGACTTCCAGTTCGCGAAGGTCGCGGGCGCGCTCTACCAGTTCACGTGGAACGAGCTGTGCGACTGGTACCTGGAGCTGGCGAAGGTCCAGCTGTACCAAGGAGATGACGCTCGGGTTTCGTCGACTCGCGCTGTCCTCGGGCACGTGCTGGACACGGTGCTGCGGCTGCTGCACCCGTTCATCCCGTTCATCACGGAGAAGCTCTGGACGGCACTGACCGGCGGTGAGTCGCTGGTGATCGCTGCTTGGCCCGCTCCCTTCGAGGGCTATGCGGACTCTTCGGCGGACGCGCGGATCGCGGACGTCCAGAAGCTGGTGACGGAGATCCGCCGCTTCCGGGCGGACCAGGGGTTGAAGCCGGGCCAGAAGGTGGCGTCGCGCCTGGCGGGCTACACCGGCGGCCACGAAGAGGCGATCCGCTCGCTGGTCCGGCTGACGGCACCGTCGGACGAGTTCGCGGCGAGCGCGTCCCTCGAGGTGGCCCTGGCGGACGGCGTGGTGACGGTGGAGCTGGACCTGTCGGGCACGGTCGACGTGGCGGCCGAGCGCAAGCGCCTGGAGAAGGACCTGGCGGCGGCTCGGAAGGAGCTGACGCAGACGGAGGCGAAGCTGGGCAACGAGGCGTTCATCGCGAAGGCCCCGGAGCAGGTGGTCGACAAGATCAAGGTGCGCAAGGAGACGGCGGCGTCGGACATCGACCGCATCACGTCCCGGCTGGCAGCCCTGCCGGCTTCCTGA
- a CDS encoding class I SAM-dependent methyltransferase yields MPFNHNDHYHPLLLDQLPPGPGLALDVGCGTGRFARRLAATGMAVEAVDVSAAMVEAAAGLGSPGPGKIVYRQADITTDALPDEHYDFISCIASLHHMPFATVAKLRRALVPGGVLVVLGLAKPSTPADWARAIAAFPVNALARLVVYAGERLNGGGEDGPRAPVVDDYPTLAEVRREAARLLPGSTVRPLLFWRTLITYREHGDGDPTGG; encoded by the coding sequence ATGCCGTTCAACCACAACGACCACTACCACCCGCTGCTGCTGGACCAGCTGCCGCCCGGGCCGGGGCTCGCGCTGGACGTCGGGTGCGGCACCGGCCGGTTCGCGCGGCGGCTGGCCGCGACCGGCATGGCGGTGGAGGCGGTGGACGTCTCGGCCGCGATGGTCGAGGCGGCGGCGGGCCTGGGGTCGCCGGGGCCGGGCAAGATCGTCTACCGGCAGGCCGACATCACCACCGACGCCCTGCCCGACGAGCACTACGACTTCATCTCGTGCATCGCGTCCCTGCACCACATGCCGTTCGCAACGGTCGCCAAGCTGCGCCGCGCGCTGGTGCCGGGCGGCGTGCTCGTGGTGCTCGGCCTGGCGAAACCGAGCACCCCCGCGGACTGGGCGCGGGCGATCGCGGCCTTCCCGGTCAACGCGCTCGCGCGGCTGGTCGTCTACGCCGGCGAGCGGCTGAACGGCGGCGGCGAGGACGGCCCGCGGGCCCCGGTCGTCGACGACTACCCGACCCTGGCCGAGGTGCGCCGGGAGGCGGCTCGGCTGCTGCCCGGGAGCACCGTCCGGCCGTTGCTGTTCTGGCGCACGTTGATCACTTACCGTGAGCACGGCGACGGTGACCCGACTGGCGGGTGA
- a CDS encoding LysR family transcriptional regulator yields the protein MELRQLRYFVTVAEELHFGRAAERLHIVQPAVSQQVRRLERSLGVTLFARSTRSVVLTEAGQRFLPHARAVLAAADRASDAVSEFRASRTLLRLGTSEGLGDRLDVLLGAFARLAPSASLELVHAPTAERLQRVRDGSLDATIVRGSWPSSGLDFTPLWMDEVMVALPASHPLASVSEVSFASLASLPVRLSSRARNQPLYDLVVSCCRAAGFEPVLGTEFTTAQDTLGTLGFGRPHWTVFYRAHANLLPIPGVVFRPLVEPTPRMQTYLATPSDRRLTPELVALIEAARKIEAGVAKNSGD from the coding sequence GTGGAACTTCGCCAGCTGAGGTACTTCGTGACGGTCGCGGAGGAGCTGCACTTCGGCCGCGCGGCGGAGCGGCTGCACATCGTCCAGCCGGCGGTGAGCCAGCAGGTGCGGCGGCTGGAGCGGTCATTGGGCGTGACGCTGTTCGCGCGGTCGACGCGTTCGGTGGTGTTGACGGAGGCGGGACAGCGGTTCCTGCCACACGCACGTGCGGTACTGGCGGCGGCCGACCGGGCTTCGGACGCGGTGTCGGAGTTCCGCGCTTCGAGGACCCTCCTGCGGCTGGGCACGAGCGAAGGCCTGGGTGATCGGCTGGACGTCCTGCTGGGCGCCTTCGCCCGTCTGGCGCCGTCGGCGTCGTTGGAACTGGTCCACGCCCCGACGGCCGAGCGGCTGCAGCGAGTCCGCGACGGATCCCTGGACGCGACCATCGTGCGGGGTTCGTGGCCGTCTTCGGGTCTCGACTTCACTCCTTTGTGGATGGACGAGGTGATGGTGGCGTTGCCCGCGTCTCATCCGTTGGCTTCCGTTTCGGAGGTCTCTTTTGCTTCGCTGGCTTCGTTGCCGGTGCGGCTCAGTTCGCGGGCGCGGAACCAGCCGTTGTACGACCTGGTGGTGTCGTGCTGCCGCGCGGCGGGGTTCGAGCCGGTGCTGGGAACGGAGTTCACGACGGCGCAGGACACACTGGGGACGCTGGGATTCGGGCGTCCACACTGGACGGTGTTCTACCGGGCGCACGCCAATCTGCTGCCGATCCCGGGGGTGGTTTTCCGGCCTTTGGTGGAGCCGACGCCGCGGATGCAGACGTATCTGGCGACGCCTTCGGACCGGCGGCTGACTCCCGAGCTGGTGGCCCTGATCGAAGCGGCACGGAAGATCGAAGCCGGCGTCGCTAAGAACTCCGGCGACTGA
- a CDS encoding MarR family winged helix-turn-helix transcriptional regulator, whose amino-acid sequence MGEVPAHVAETAGWLRGVVAQLHRRLRHVDNAGILTPSQSAVLNRLHREGPATQGELAAAEHVRQQSMAATLGVLDELGYLARTPDPADRRRVVISLSESGSDTVRGILQHREEWLAQALVDALSPGELEAVTRALPLLQRVAEH is encoded by the coding sequence ATGGGCGAAGTACCCGCACACGTGGCCGAGACCGCCGGCTGGCTCCGCGGCGTCGTCGCGCAGCTGCACCGGCGGCTGCGGCACGTCGACAACGCCGGGATCCTGACGCCGTCGCAGTCCGCGGTGCTCAACCGGCTGCACCGCGAAGGTCCCGCGACGCAGGGTGAACTGGCCGCCGCCGAGCACGTGCGGCAGCAATCGATGGCCGCCACCCTCGGCGTCCTCGACGAGCTCGGCTACCTCGCCCGCACCCCCGACCCGGCCGACCGTCGCCGCGTGGTGATCAGCCTCTCCGAATCCGGCAGCGACACCGTGCGCGGCATCCTGCAGCACCGCGAGGAATGGCTGGCCCAGGCGCTGGTGGACGCCCTGTCCCCCGGCGAGCTCGAGGCCGTCACCCGCGCTTTGCCGCTGCTGCAGCGCGTCGCCGAACACTGA
- a CDS encoding alpha/beta fold hydrolase, protein MPEVTLGTTTVHYDRTGDGPALLLLHGTAASREQWAPLTARARGFTVLAPDFPGSGLTADDGGPIEIEDLAAQVEAVLDHADVAKAQVVGHSLGAVVAAHLAGTRPDRVRKAVLHAAWPVTDTRQDAEFRLWLDLLETGTFARMLPLMAFGPRYWEQATAESNEQLVKTLETMIEPGTDRQIEADRGVDLRPVLGRITAPVLVLGSAHDRLVTADQQRALVAAIRHARAAEIDAGHGAPAELPDEFARIVLAFVTAGT, encoded by the coding sequence ATGCCCGAAGTGACGCTCGGAACCACCACCGTCCACTACGACCGGACCGGTGACGGCCCCGCGCTGCTCCTGCTGCACGGCACCGCCGCCTCCCGCGAGCAGTGGGCACCCCTGACGGCGCGAGCGCGGGGCTTCACCGTCCTCGCCCCCGACTTCCCCGGCTCCGGGCTGACCGCCGACGACGGCGGACCGATCGAGATCGAGGACCTCGCCGCCCAGGTCGAAGCCGTCCTGGACCACGCGGACGTCGCGAAAGCCCAGGTCGTCGGGCACTCGCTCGGCGCCGTCGTGGCGGCGCACCTGGCCGGCACCCGCCCGGACCGCGTCCGGAAAGCGGTCCTGCACGCCGCCTGGCCCGTCACGGACACCAGGCAGGACGCCGAATTCCGCCTCTGGCTGGACCTGCTGGAAACCGGGACCTTCGCCCGGATGCTCCCGCTGATGGCGTTCGGCCCGCGCTACTGGGAGCAGGCCACCGCCGAGAGCAACGAGCAACTCGTCAAGACGCTCGAGACGATGATCGAGCCGGGTACGGACCGGCAGATCGAAGCCGACCGCGGCGTCGACCTGCGGCCCGTCCTCGGGAGGATCACCGCGCCCGTCCTGGTTCTCGGCAGCGCGCACGACCGGCTGGTCACCGCGGACCAGCAGCGTGCGCTGGTCGCCGCGATCCGGCACGCGCGCGCCGCCGAGATCGACGCGGGGCACGGAGCCCCGGCCGAGCTGCCGGACGAGTTCGCCCGGATCGTGCTGGCGTTCGTCACCGCAGGGACTTGA